The following is a genomic window from Aquipuribacter hungaricus.
GCGACGCCGCCGCTGCTCGCCCCGCTGGTCACCGTCGTGCCGCTGCAGGTGTTCGCGTGCGAGCTGGCGACGGCCAAGGGCCTGGACGTCGACCAGCCCCGCAACCTCGCCAAGAGCGTGACCGTCGAGTGAGCGGCCCGGCGCGGGGGCCCCGGTGATCGTCGGGGTCGGCACGGACGTCGTCGACGTCGCGCGCTTCATGGCGCAGGTGGGTCGTACGCCCGGGCTGCGGACGCGGCTGTTCACGCCCGAGGAGCGCGACCTGCCCCCGGCGTCCCTGGCGGCCCGGTTCGCCGCCAAGGAGGCGATCGCCAAGGCCCTCGGCGCGCCGGTAGGGATGCGCTGGCACGACTGCACCGTGACCCGCGAGGTCGGGGCCGCCCC
Proteins encoded in this region:
- a CDS encoding holo-ACP synthase, which codes for MIVGVGTDVVDVARFMAQVGRTPGLRTRLFTPEERDLPPASLAARFAAKEAIAKALGAPVGMRWHDCTVTREVGAAPTVRATGTVAARMTELGVTRLHLSLSHDAGIASATCVAEG